From the genome of Triticum aestivum cultivar Chinese Spring chromosome 3B, IWGSC CS RefSeq v2.1, whole genome shotgun sequence, one region includes:
- the LOC123064587 gene encoding putative E3 ubiquitin-protein ligase SINA-like 6 produces the protein MPGAAVDGRSRASPDKADEESAKKPRLDLPDAHSVKQELVAPDAAGGGDPGGIVAAAAPYIPREELAVRIDKRLLHCPLCTLPFKPPVFQCKAGHLACGGCVAELPCGQCKACVDGGGFFDPCPALDAVVSSIRTECPNAGCKRYVTYHEVPEHQTACPHAPCRCTEPGCGYVGAPQALAGHLHTVHSVPVRAVEYGKASQLRVPVSAPRLVLLGDDDNRVLLLTVGALGAGVTAVSVVCARASAATRPRFACKMWVNLEPANCGKEDMVLVDMHMRSSSSPGAVVAAGEPTFLPVPRMYLVPAAAGDGAASMEVPLHIRIDKLSPWSDALV, from the exons ATGCCGGGCGCCGCCGTCGACGGGAGGAGCAGGGCTTCGCCGGACAAGGCCGACGAGGAGAGCGCCAAGAAGCCGCGGCTGGACCTGCCCGACGCCCACTCCGTGAAGCAAGAGCTCGTCGCTCCAGATGCGGCCGGAGGAGGAGACCCAGGGGGCATCGTCGCGGCGGCGGCGCCGTACATCCCGAGAGAGGAGCTCGCCGTGAGGATCGACAAGCGCCTGCTCCACTGCCCCCTCTGCACCCTCCCCTTCAAGCCCCCCGTCTTTCAG TGCAAGGCGGGGCACTTGGCCTGCGGCGGCTGCGTCGCCGAGCTGCCCTGCGGCCAGTGCAAGGCGTGCGTGGACGGCGGCGGCTTCTTCGACCCCTGCCCGGCGCTGGACGCCGTCGTGTCCTCCATCAGGACCGAGTGCCCCAACGCCGGCTGCAAGCGGTACGTCACCTACCACGAGGTCCCCGAGCACCAGACCGCGTGCCCGCACGCGCCGTGCCGCTGCACGGAGCCCGGCTGCGGCTACGTCGGCGCGCCGCAGGCGCTCGCCGGCCACCTCCACACCGTCCACTCGGTGCCGGTGCGCGCCGTGGAGTACGGCAAGGCCAGCCAGCTCCGCGTGCCGGTGTCGGCGCCGCGGCTCGTGCTCCTCGGCGACGACGACAACCGCGTGTTACTCCTCACCGTGGGCGCGCTCGGCGCCGGCGTGACCGCCGTGTCTGTGGTGTGCGCCAGGGCGAGCGCGGCGACGCGGCCCCGGTTCGCCTGCAAGATGTGGGTCAACCTGGAGCCAGCAAACTGCGGCAAGGAGGACATGGTGCTGGTGGACATGCACATGAGGAGCAGCTCGTCGCCCGGCGCGGTGGTCGCCGCGGGCGAGCCCACGTTCCTGCCGGTGCCGCGGATGTACCTGGTGCCAGCAGCAGCAGGGGACGGGGCTGCGTCCATGGAAGTTCCTCTGCACATCCGCATCGACAAGCTCTCCCCTTGGTCCGACGCATTGGTGTGA